The following proteins are encoded in a genomic region of Vicugna pacos chromosome 16, VicPac4, whole genome shotgun sequence:
- the TOP3A gene encoding DNA topoisomerase 3-alpha isoform X3, with product MFTREGLSRFNKIYEFDYHLYGQNVTMVMTSVSGHLLAHDFQMQFRKWQSCNPLVLFEAGIEKYCPENFVDIKKTLERETRQCQALVIWTDCDREGENIGFEIIHVCRAVKPGLPVLRARFSEITARAVQVACENLTEPDQRVSDAVDVRQELDLRIGAAFTRFQTLRLQKIFPAVLAEQLVSYGSCQFPTLGFVVERFKAIQAFVPETFHKIRVTHDHEDGTVEFSWKRHRLFNHTACLVLYQLCMEDPRATVVEVRSKAKSKWRPQALDTVELEKLASRKLRINAKETMRIAERLYTQGYISYPRTETNIFPKDLNLTVLVEQQTPDPRWGAFARNILERGGPTPRNGNKSDQAHPPIHPTKYTDSLQGNEWRLYELIVRHFLACCSRDAQGQETTVDIDIARERFVAHGLVILARNYLDVYPYDHWSDKTLPVYEQGSRFQPSTVELVDGETSPPQLLTEADLIALMEKHGIGTDATHAEHIETIKARMYVGLTADKRFLPGHLGMGLVEGYDSMGYEMSKPDLRAELEADLKLICEGKKDKCAVLQQQVQKYKQVFIEAVAKAEKLDEALSQYFGEAAAAAQQEALYPAVPEPVRKCPQCGKDMVLKTRRGGGFYLSCTGFPECRSAVWFPDTVLEASRDGSTCPVCQPQPVYRLKLKFKRGSLPPTMPLEFVGCVGGCDETLREVLDLRFSRGPPRASQPARQPPGYLQASQALDRTDGNQPSHPQPPGTRPARPSRPLAGALPSPAAGGDSNSVTCNCGQEALLLTVRKEGPNQGRQFYKCGSGGCSFFLWADSGRPDAGGPPSLAPRPWGGPGNPPGTLGDSGGGTSCLCSQPAVTRTVQKDGPNRGRQFHTCAKPREQQCGFFQWVDENVAPGTLGGPTWSGGGGRTQGPEARSKRARAGSSDAGSVAKKPRKCSLCHQPGHTRPFCPQNR from the exons ATGTTCACT AGGGAAGGACTTTCTAGATTCAACAAGATCTATGAGTTTGATTATCACCTGTATGGCCAG AACGTTACCATGGTAATGACTTCCGTTTCTGGACATCTGCTGGCCCACGATTTCCAGATGCAGTTTCGTAAATG GCAGAGCTGCAATCCTCTTGTCCTCTTTGAAGCAGGAATTGAGAAGTACTGTCCGGAGAACTTTGTAGACATCAAG AAAACTCTAGAGCGAGAGACCCGGCAGTGCCAGGCCCTAGTGATCTGGACCGACTGTGACCGAGAAGGAGAAAACATCGGCTTTGAGATTATCCACGTGTGCAGGGCCG TGAAGCCCGGCCTGCCGGTGCTGCGAGCACGTTTCTCCGAGATCACCGCCCGCGCTGTCCAGGTGGCCTGCGAGAACCTGACGGAGCCCGACCAGAGAGTCAGCGACGCCGTGGACGTGAGGCAGGAGCTGGACCTGCGGATCG gGGCCGCCTTCACCAGGTTCCAGACCCTGCGGCTGCAGAAGATTTTCCCCGCGGTGTTGGCGGAACAACTGGTCAGTTATGGCAGCTGCCAGTTCCCCACCCTGGGCTTCGTGGTGGAGAGGTTCAAAGCCATCCAGGCGTTCGTGCCAGAAACCTTCCACAAGATTAGAG TGACTCACGACCATGAGGACGGGACGGTGGAGTTCAGCTGGAAGAGGCACCGTCTCTTTAACCACACGGCGTGTCTCGTCCTCTATCAGCTGTGCATGGAG GATCCCAGGGCGACCGTGGTGGAGGTCAGGTCCAAGGCAAAGAGCAAGTGGAGGCCTCAAGCTCTGGACACTGTG GAGCTTGAGAAGCTGGCTTCTCGGAAGTTGAGGATAAATGCTAAGGAAACCATGAGGATTGCTGAAAGGCTCTACACTCAGGG GTACATCAGCTATCCCCGAACTGAAACAAACATTTTCCCCAAAGACTTAAACTTGACAGTGCTGGTGGAGCAGCAGACCCCGGATCCGCGCTGGGGGGCCTTTGCCCGGAACATTCTAGAGCGGGGTGGCCCCACCCCACGCAATGGGAACAAGTCTGACCAAGCTCACCCTCCCATCCACCCCACCAAGTACACGGACAGCTTGCAG GGCAACGAGTGGCGGCTGTATGAGCTCATCGTCCGCCACTTCCTGGCCTGCTGCTCCCGGGACGCCCAGGGCCAGGAGACCACCGTGGACATCGACATCGCGCGTGAGCGCTTCGTGGCCCACGGACTGGTGATTCTGGCCCGGAACTACCTGGACGTGTACCCCTACGACCACTGGAGCGACAAG ACCCTCCCCGTCTACGAGCAAGGCTCTCGCTTTCAGCCCAGCACCGTGGAGCTGGTGGATGGGGAGACCAGCCCACCGCAGCTGCTCACTGAGGCCGACCTCATTGCCCTCATGGAGAAGCACGGCATCG gcacgGACGCCACGCACGCGGAGCACATCGAGACCATCAAGGCCCGGATGTACGTTGGGCTCACGGCGGACAAACGCTTCCTCCCCGGGCACCTGGGCATGGGGCTCGTGGAAG GTTATGACTCCATGGGCTACGAGATGTCCAAGCCTGACCTGCGGGCCGAGCTGGAGGCTGACCTGAAGCTCATCTGTGAGGGGAAGAAGGACAAGTGTGCTGTCCTGCAGCAGCAGGTCCAGAAGTACAAGCAGGTGTTCATCGAGGCGGTGGCCAAAGCCGAGAA GTTGGATGAGGCCTTGTCCCAGTACTTCGGGGAAGCGGCAGCGGCGGCCCAGCAAGAAGCCCTGTACCCGGCTGTGCCAGAGCCCGTCAGGAAGTGCCCGCAGTGCGGCAAGGACATGGTCCTCAAGACCCGGAGGGGCGGCGG GTTCTACCTCAGCTGCACGGGCTTCCCGGAGTGCCGGTCGGCTGTGTGGTTCCCCGACACCGTGCTGGAGGCCAGCAGGGATGGGAGTACGTGTCCTGTGTGTCAGCCGCAGCCCGTTTACAG GTTGAAGTTAAAGTTTAAACGTGGCAGCCTTCCCCCGACCATGCCTCTAGAGTTTGTCGGCTGCGTCGGCGGCTGTGATGAGACCTTGAGGGAGGTCCTGGACCTCAGGTTTTCACGGGGGCCCCCCAGAGCCTCCCAGCCAGCCCGCCAGCCCCCCGGCTACCTGCAGGCAAGCCAAGCCCTAGACAGAACGGACGGCAACCAGCCCAGccacccccagcctcctggcACCAGGCCAGCCAGGCCCTCAAGGCCTCTGGCCGGGGCCCTGCCTTCGCCCGCTGCTGGTGGTGACAGCAACTCGGTGACCTGCAACTGCGGCCAGGAGGCGCTGCTGCTCACTGTGCGGAAGGAGGGGCCCAACCAGGGCCGGCAGTTCTACAAGTGTGGCAGCGGGGGCTGCAGCTTCTTCCTGTGGGCCGACAGCGGCCGGCCAGATGCAGGCGGGCCTCCATCCTTGGCGCCCAGGCCCTGGGGCGGCCCAGGGAACCCCCCGGGGACTCTTGGCGACAGTGGTGGCGGCACGTCCTGCCTGTGCAGCCAGCCGGCCGTCACCCGCACGGTGCAAAAGGATGGGCCCAACAGGGGGCGCCAGTTCCACACGTGCGCCAAGCCCCGGGAGCAGCAGTGCGGCTTCTTCCAGTGGGTGGACGAGAACGTGGCCCCAG GGACTTTGGGAGGCCCAACCTGgtcaggaggtggaggaagaaccCAGGGGCCGGAGGCCAGAAGCAAGAGAGCCCGGGCCGGTTCCTCAGACGCGGGGTCCGTGGCCAAGAAGCCCCGGAAGTGCAGCCTTTGTCACCAGCCTGGGCACACCCGCCCCTTCTGTCCCCAGAACAGATGA
- the TOP3A gene encoding DNA topoisomerase 3-alpha isoform X1, which produces MILPVARRALRWLPRPGVRTLTRAAMEVAFRGVRKILCVAEKNDAAKGIADLLSGGRMRRREGLSRFNKIYEFDYHLYGQNVTMVMTSVSGHLLAHDFQMQFRKWQSCNPLVLFEAGIEKYCPENFVDIKKTLERETRQCQALVIWTDCDREGENIGFEIIHVCRAVKPGLPVLRARFSEITARAVQVACENLTEPDQRVSDAVDVRQELDLRIGAAFTRFQTLRLQKIFPAVLAEQLVSYGSCQFPTLGFVVERFKAIQAFVPETFHKIRVTHDHEDGTVEFSWKRHRLFNHTACLVLYQLCMEDPRATVVEVRSKAKSKWRPQALDTVELEKLASRKLRINAKETMRIAERLYTQGYISYPRTETNIFPKDLNLTVLVEQQTPDPRWGAFARNILERGGPTPRNGNKSDQAHPPIHPTKYTDSLQGNEWRLYELIVRHFLACCSRDAQGQETTVDIDIARERFVAHGLVILARNYLDVYPYDHWSDKTLPVYEQGSRFQPSTVELVDGETSPPQLLTEADLIALMEKHGIGTDATHAEHIETIKARMYVGLTADKRFLPGHLGMGLVEGYDSMGYEMSKPDLRAELEADLKLICEGKKDKCAVLQQQVQKYKQVFIEAVAKAEKLDEALSQYFGEAAAAAQQEALYPAVPEPVRKCPQCGKDMVLKTRRGGGFYLSCTGFPECRSAVWFPDTVLEASRDGSTCPVCQPQPVYRLKLKFKRGSLPPTMPLEFVGCVGGCDETLREVLDLRFSRGPPRASQPARQPPGYLQASQALDRTDGNQPSHPQPPGTRPARPSRPLAGALPSPAAGGDSNSVTCNCGQEALLLTVRKEGPNQGRQFYKCGSGGCSFFLWADSGRPDAGGPPSLAPRPWGGPGNPPGTLGDSGGGTSCLCSQPAVTRTVQKDGPNRGRQFHTCAKPREQQCGFFQWVDENVAPGTLGGPTWSGGGGRTQGPEARSKRARAGSSDAGSVAKKPRKCSLCHQPGHTRPFCPQNR; this is translated from the exons ATGATCCTCCCGGTCGCCCGCCGCGCGCTCCGCTGGCTGCCGCGGCCCGGGGTCCGGACCCTGACCCGCGCCGCCATGGAGGTGGCCTTCCGGGGCGTGCGGAAAATCCTCTGTGTGGCCGAGAAGAACGACGCGGCCAAGGGCATCGCCGACCTGCTGTCCGGCGGCCGCATGCGGCGG AGGGAAGGACTTTCTAGATTCAACAAGATCTATGAGTTTGATTATCACCTGTATGGCCAG AACGTTACCATGGTAATGACTTCCGTTTCTGGACATCTGCTGGCCCACGATTTCCAGATGCAGTTTCGTAAATG GCAGAGCTGCAATCCTCTTGTCCTCTTTGAAGCAGGAATTGAGAAGTACTGTCCGGAGAACTTTGTAGACATCAAG AAAACTCTAGAGCGAGAGACCCGGCAGTGCCAGGCCCTAGTGATCTGGACCGACTGTGACCGAGAAGGAGAAAACATCGGCTTTGAGATTATCCACGTGTGCAGGGCCG TGAAGCCCGGCCTGCCGGTGCTGCGAGCACGTTTCTCCGAGATCACCGCCCGCGCTGTCCAGGTGGCCTGCGAGAACCTGACGGAGCCCGACCAGAGAGTCAGCGACGCCGTGGACGTGAGGCAGGAGCTGGACCTGCGGATCG gGGCCGCCTTCACCAGGTTCCAGACCCTGCGGCTGCAGAAGATTTTCCCCGCGGTGTTGGCGGAACAACTGGTCAGTTATGGCAGCTGCCAGTTCCCCACCCTGGGCTTCGTGGTGGAGAGGTTCAAAGCCATCCAGGCGTTCGTGCCAGAAACCTTCCACAAGATTAGAG TGACTCACGACCATGAGGACGGGACGGTGGAGTTCAGCTGGAAGAGGCACCGTCTCTTTAACCACACGGCGTGTCTCGTCCTCTATCAGCTGTGCATGGAG GATCCCAGGGCGACCGTGGTGGAGGTCAGGTCCAAGGCAAAGAGCAAGTGGAGGCCTCAAGCTCTGGACACTGTG GAGCTTGAGAAGCTGGCTTCTCGGAAGTTGAGGATAAATGCTAAGGAAACCATGAGGATTGCTGAAAGGCTCTACACTCAGGG GTACATCAGCTATCCCCGAACTGAAACAAACATTTTCCCCAAAGACTTAAACTTGACAGTGCTGGTGGAGCAGCAGACCCCGGATCCGCGCTGGGGGGCCTTTGCCCGGAACATTCTAGAGCGGGGTGGCCCCACCCCACGCAATGGGAACAAGTCTGACCAAGCTCACCCTCCCATCCACCCCACCAAGTACACGGACAGCTTGCAG GGCAACGAGTGGCGGCTGTATGAGCTCATCGTCCGCCACTTCCTGGCCTGCTGCTCCCGGGACGCCCAGGGCCAGGAGACCACCGTGGACATCGACATCGCGCGTGAGCGCTTCGTGGCCCACGGACTGGTGATTCTGGCCCGGAACTACCTGGACGTGTACCCCTACGACCACTGGAGCGACAAG ACCCTCCCCGTCTACGAGCAAGGCTCTCGCTTTCAGCCCAGCACCGTGGAGCTGGTGGATGGGGAGACCAGCCCACCGCAGCTGCTCACTGAGGCCGACCTCATTGCCCTCATGGAGAAGCACGGCATCG gcacgGACGCCACGCACGCGGAGCACATCGAGACCATCAAGGCCCGGATGTACGTTGGGCTCACGGCGGACAAACGCTTCCTCCCCGGGCACCTGGGCATGGGGCTCGTGGAAG GTTATGACTCCATGGGCTACGAGATGTCCAAGCCTGACCTGCGGGCCGAGCTGGAGGCTGACCTGAAGCTCATCTGTGAGGGGAAGAAGGACAAGTGTGCTGTCCTGCAGCAGCAGGTCCAGAAGTACAAGCAGGTGTTCATCGAGGCGGTGGCCAAAGCCGAGAA GTTGGATGAGGCCTTGTCCCAGTACTTCGGGGAAGCGGCAGCGGCGGCCCAGCAAGAAGCCCTGTACCCGGCTGTGCCAGAGCCCGTCAGGAAGTGCCCGCAGTGCGGCAAGGACATGGTCCTCAAGACCCGGAGGGGCGGCGG GTTCTACCTCAGCTGCACGGGCTTCCCGGAGTGCCGGTCGGCTGTGTGGTTCCCCGACACCGTGCTGGAGGCCAGCAGGGATGGGAGTACGTGTCCTGTGTGTCAGCCGCAGCCCGTTTACAG GTTGAAGTTAAAGTTTAAACGTGGCAGCCTTCCCCCGACCATGCCTCTAGAGTTTGTCGGCTGCGTCGGCGGCTGTGATGAGACCTTGAGGGAGGTCCTGGACCTCAGGTTTTCACGGGGGCCCCCCAGAGCCTCCCAGCCAGCCCGCCAGCCCCCCGGCTACCTGCAGGCAAGCCAAGCCCTAGACAGAACGGACGGCAACCAGCCCAGccacccccagcctcctggcACCAGGCCAGCCAGGCCCTCAAGGCCTCTGGCCGGGGCCCTGCCTTCGCCCGCTGCTGGTGGTGACAGCAACTCGGTGACCTGCAACTGCGGCCAGGAGGCGCTGCTGCTCACTGTGCGGAAGGAGGGGCCCAACCAGGGCCGGCAGTTCTACAAGTGTGGCAGCGGGGGCTGCAGCTTCTTCCTGTGGGCCGACAGCGGCCGGCCAGATGCAGGCGGGCCTCCATCCTTGGCGCCCAGGCCCTGGGGCGGCCCAGGGAACCCCCCGGGGACTCTTGGCGACAGTGGTGGCGGCACGTCCTGCCTGTGCAGCCAGCCGGCCGTCACCCGCACGGTGCAAAAGGATGGGCCCAACAGGGGGCGCCAGTTCCACACGTGCGCCAAGCCCCGGGAGCAGCAGTGCGGCTTCTTCCAGTGGGTGGACGAGAACGTGGCCCCAG GGACTTTGGGAGGCCCAACCTGgtcaggaggtggaggaagaaccCAGGGGCCGGAGGCCAGAAGCAAGAGAGCCCGGGCCGGTTCCTCAGACGCGGGGTCCGTGGCCAAGAAGCCCCGGAAGTGCAGCCTTTGTCACCAGCCTGGGCACACCCGCCCCTTCTGTCCCCAGAACAGATGA
- the TOP3A gene encoding DNA topoisomerase 3-alpha isoform X2 produces MLWCVSLLHSFSGPNNTPSDREHTCLSVLHLGWPRLLAVREGLSRFNKIYEFDYHLYGQNVTMVMTSVSGHLLAHDFQMQFRKWQSCNPLVLFEAGIEKYCPENFVDIKKTLERETRQCQALVIWTDCDREGENIGFEIIHVCRAVKPGLPVLRARFSEITARAVQVACENLTEPDQRVSDAVDVRQELDLRIGAAFTRFQTLRLQKIFPAVLAEQLVSYGSCQFPTLGFVVERFKAIQAFVPETFHKIRVTHDHEDGTVEFSWKRHRLFNHTACLVLYQLCMEDPRATVVEVRSKAKSKWRPQALDTVELEKLASRKLRINAKETMRIAERLYTQGYISYPRTETNIFPKDLNLTVLVEQQTPDPRWGAFARNILERGGPTPRNGNKSDQAHPPIHPTKYTDSLQGNEWRLYELIVRHFLACCSRDAQGQETTVDIDIARERFVAHGLVILARNYLDVYPYDHWSDKTLPVYEQGSRFQPSTVELVDGETSPPQLLTEADLIALMEKHGIGTDATHAEHIETIKARMYVGLTADKRFLPGHLGMGLVEGYDSMGYEMSKPDLRAELEADLKLICEGKKDKCAVLQQQVQKYKQVFIEAVAKAEKLDEALSQYFGEAAAAAQQEALYPAVPEPVRKCPQCGKDMVLKTRRGGGFYLSCTGFPECRSAVWFPDTVLEASRDGSTCPVCQPQPVYRLKLKFKRGSLPPTMPLEFVGCVGGCDETLREVLDLRFSRGPPRASQPARQPPGYLQASQALDRTDGNQPSHPQPPGTRPARPSRPLAGALPSPAAGGDSNSVTCNCGQEALLLTVRKEGPNQGRQFYKCGSGGCSFFLWADSGRPDAGGPPSLAPRPWGGPGNPPGTLGDSGGGTSCLCSQPAVTRTVQKDGPNRGRQFHTCAKPREQQCGFFQWVDENVAPGTLGGPTWSGGGGRTQGPEARSKRARAGSSDAGSVAKKPRKCSLCHQPGHTRPFCPQNR; encoded by the exons ATGCTGTGGTGTGtatcattacttcattctttttcagggCCGAATAATACCCCGTCGGATAGAGAGCATACGTGTTTATCCGTTCTTCACTTGGGTTGGCCCcgccttttggctgtt AGGGAAGGACTTTCTAGATTCAACAAGATCTATGAGTTTGATTATCACCTGTATGGCCAG AACGTTACCATGGTAATGACTTCCGTTTCTGGACATCTGCTGGCCCACGATTTCCAGATGCAGTTTCGTAAATG GCAGAGCTGCAATCCTCTTGTCCTCTTTGAAGCAGGAATTGAGAAGTACTGTCCGGAGAACTTTGTAGACATCAAG AAAACTCTAGAGCGAGAGACCCGGCAGTGCCAGGCCCTAGTGATCTGGACCGACTGTGACCGAGAAGGAGAAAACATCGGCTTTGAGATTATCCACGTGTGCAGGGCCG TGAAGCCCGGCCTGCCGGTGCTGCGAGCACGTTTCTCCGAGATCACCGCCCGCGCTGTCCAGGTGGCCTGCGAGAACCTGACGGAGCCCGACCAGAGAGTCAGCGACGCCGTGGACGTGAGGCAGGAGCTGGACCTGCGGATCG gGGCCGCCTTCACCAGGTTCCAGACCCTGCGGCTGCAGAAGATTTTCCCCGCGGTGTTGGCGGAACAACTGGTCAGTTATGGCAGCTGCCAGTTCCCCACCCTGGGCTTCGTGGTGGAGAGGTTCAAAGCCATCCAGGCGTTCGTGCCAGAAACCTTCCACAAGATTAGAG TGACTCACGACCATGAGGACGGGACGGTGGAGTTCAGCTGGAAGAGGCACCGTCTCTTTAACCACACGGCGTGTCTCGTCCTCTATCAGCTGTGCATGGAG GATCCCAGGGCGACCGTGGTGGAGGTCAGGTCCAAGGCAAAGAGCAAGTGGAGGCCTCAAGCTCTGGACACTGTG GAGCTTGAGAAGCTGGCTTCTCGGAAGTTGAGGATAAATGCTAAGGAAACCATGAGGATTGCTGAAAGGCTCTACACTCAGGG GTACATCAGCTATCCCCGAACTGAAACAAACATTTTCCCCAAAGACTTAAACTTGACAGTGCTGGTGGAGCAGCAGACCCCGGATCCGCGCTGGGGGGCCTTTGCCCGGAACATTCTAGAGCGGGGTGGCCCCACCCCACGCAATGGGAACAAGTCTGACCAAGCTCACCCTCCCATCCACCCCACCAAGTACACGGACAGCTTGCAG GGCAACGAGTGGCGGCTGTATGAGCTCATCGTCCGCCACTTCCTGGCCTGCTGCTCCCGGGACGCCCAGGGCCAGGAGACCACCGTGGACATCGACATCGCGCGTGAGCGCTTCGTGGCCCACGGACTGGTGATTCTGGCCCGGAACTACCTGGACGTGTACCCCTACGACCACTGGAGCGACAAG ACCCTCCCCGTCTACGAGCAAGGCTCTCGCTTTCAGCCCAGCACCGTGGAGCTGGTGGATGGGGAGACCAGCCCACCGCAGCTGCTCACTGAGGCCGACCTCATTGCCCTCATGGAGAAGCACGGCATCG gcacgGACGCCACGCACGCGGAGCACATCGAGACCATCAAGGCCCGGATGTACGTTGGGCTCACGGCGGACAAACGCTTCCTCCCCGGGCACCTGGGCATGGGGCTCGTGGAAG GTTATGACTCCATGGGCTACGAGATGTCCAAGCCTGACCTGCGGGCCGAGCTGGAGGCTGACCTGAAGCTCATCTGTGAGGGGAAGAAGGACAAGTGTGCTGTCCTGCAGCAGCAGGTCCAGAAGTACAAGCAGGTGTTCATCGAGGCGGTGGCCAAAGCCGAGAA GTTGGATGAGGCCTTGTCCCAGTACTTCGGGGAAGCGGCAGCGGCGGCCCAGCAAGAAGCCCTGTACCCGGCTGTGCCAGAGCCCGTCAGGAAGTGCCCGCAGTGCGGCAAGGACATGGTCCTCAAGACCCGGAGGGGCGGCGG GTTCTACCTCAGCTGCACGGGCTTCCCGGAGTGCCGGTCGGCTGTGTGGTTCCCCGACACCGTGCTGGAGGCCAGCAGGGATGGGAGTACGTGTCCTGTGTGTCAGCCGCAGCCCGTTTACAG GTTGAAGTTAAAGTTTAAACGTGGCAGCCTTCCCCCGACCATGCCTCTAGAGTTTGTCGGCTGCGTCGGCGGCTGTGATGAGACCTTGAGGGAGGTCCTGGACCTCAGGTTTTCACGGGGGCCCCCCAGAGCCTCCCAGCCAGCCCGCCAGCCCCCCGGCTACCTGCAGGCAAGCCAAGCCCTAGACAGAACGGACGGCAACCAGCCCAGccacccccagcctcctggcACCAGGCCAGCCAGGCCCTCAAGGCCTCTGGCCGGGGCCCTGCCTTCGCCCGCTGCTGGTGGTGACAGCAACTCGGTGACCTGCAACTGCGGCCAGGAGGCGCTGCTGCTCACTGTGCGGAAGGAGGGGCCCAACCAGGGCCGGCAGTTCTACAAGTGTGGCAGCGGGGGCTGCAGCTTCTTCCTGTGGGCCGACAGCGGCCGGCCAGATGCAGGCGGGCCTCCATCCTTGGCGCCCAGGCCCTGGGGCGGCCCAGGGAACCCCCCGGGGACTCTTGGCGACAGTGGTGGCGGCACGTCCTGCCTGTGCAGCCAGCCGGCCGTCACCCGCACGGTGCAAAAGGATGGGCCCAACAGGGGGCGCCAGTTCCACACGTGCGCCAAGCCCCGGGAGCAGCAGTGCGGCTTCTTCCAGTGGGTGGACGAGAACGTGGCCCCAG GGACTTTGGGAGGCCCAACCTGgtcaggaggtggaggaagaaccCAGGGGCCGGAGGCCAGAAGCAAGAGAGCCCGGGCCGGTTCCTCAGACGCGGGGTCCGTGGCCAAGAAGCCCCGGAAGTGCAGCCTTTGTCACCAGCCTGGGCACACCCGCCCCTTCTGTCCCCAGAACAGATGA